Part of the Phaeodactylum tricornutum CCAP 1055/1 chromosome 5, whole genome shotgun sequence genome is shown below.
ggaacattcaactagcatagtgcctagctctgaatattggctatgtttgccagccttattactgtcccagtcgttgtctgtacgacgctgcggatagaggcaatgtttttcgggtcattaccaaaatgtcatttgcgaaggcagtgcgaagtgacacgtgtgtgcatctaaggatgcagcagttgtgacacgcaagatGACATGTCTCGccaaccaagaaatcatctttacataagcgattttctctattatggtcgtcccttgagaggtaaagaaaataccttctccacgtctacaaactgggattgaatcgaagcagataagtctgcacacaatcaaagggtctcatgttcatctgcattgatctgcattcatttgcattcatatgcattcatttgcattcatttgcagtcatctggattctgcgggatcaacgcatagaagacagtacagaggctagggtctccttgaatacaattgaccagaacattactatcccagtgatgtgactatccgtggagagtagtactgattctactgagactcctaagggagctccaagggatttgtttgcactcgaaaagattacatccatatttgtctctactcacaattctaaattcagtcgaggtcaaaccgattgagttaccaattaattacaatacaatcggggccttacaaggctttcccctttattcatcttactctctctttgtatcaacaatacattgcgtgagtattgaagaatccgttaTCTACATTTGAGGATAATTGCAATGTTCATGGACTAGGCGCTAGATTATACAAACAGACTGTTTGATGCTGAATATCTCCACTCAAGATGTACTGCAAAGATCAAAGACCTCAGTGAAATAAGCCAAGAAACCACTATACATGCAccttgcttcttcttctcttcTGGTGCGGTCTTTACCTTCCATGCATTCTTGCTTGGAGTCTAACTGTGATTTCTCAGGTTTTCTTGCTTGCAAGTGTGTTGCAAACTCCAGTTTCTTCAGATCATTATTATCATAGAGACTAGCTGACAACAGAGATGCAATAAATAAGATACttcttatttctccttcatGTTCAATCTACTCTTTCATTATTTGCTTGTTCTTGTGttctttattttacttttcactagttctgtttgctcTCAAACCTTGCTGTTTGAAAACTAATATTTTGCACTTAATTTGCTTCTGGTTGTTTGTCTTCATTTGCTTGGGTTTTGGTGTTGAGCCATGGCTGGTGACATACTAGttctttgttgaaaactctGGTTTCTTCAGATCTCTTGATTGTCTTACAGACAAAGTAACAAATGTAGACATAGTCAATAGATTCTTTCTCATTTCTCCTTTACGTTTAATCTGCTCTTTCACCACTGctagtgcttgttgatgCATTCCTAtcttttacttttcactagtcTTGTTTGCTCTCAGACCATGCTGTTTCATTGCTAATcatttgcatttgcattgGTATCTGCAATGGTTACTTTCTTCACTTCTTGAAAGTCTTACATCCAAACCTTTACCTCCTGTCATTGGATGATCATATCCTAAAATTCATCAAACAAGTAAAATTCTGTTTGCTCTGATGAGAgcttgctctttttcttATCTCTTTGTGAGACATGTCACTTTCTGCCGGTCATGTCccacttgactgccaaacttgaccGCCTACTTCACTAAGCTGGTAGGTTATGAAATTCGGATGGGAGTGCCTTCGGCGCGTACGTCACAACAGCGTACCCTACCTTTTTGTCACTCTTACGTCAGCACATACGTCACACGTCAGCATCCCCGCCGAATAGGAATCGGGTCGAGAGTTTGGGTTCTTTCTCACTACCGCGGCGGGGGCCTACTGTTGCGGTACGCAAATAGCACTGCTATCTCCTACTCGAGAGGGAGAGAAGTACGACGCTCGGATCATCACCCCAACAGCTTTTTCGACACACAAAGCTCGACCACCATGACGAACAATTGTACCATGTTATCCAGTTCACGTTGGGGATCCGCATTCGTCTGTTTTCTCGCGTTGGCGTGTAGCAGTAGCTACCGCACACAGGCGTTCATCGTTCCGTCCGGGACGTCGTCGCGCGTTTCGGTCGCCGTGCGCAGCTTGCCTCCACCCCGAGACATTGCCTACGGTGAAGAATCGCGCAAATACCGTCGGACCGTGTACACACACGACGACTGGGTCAATCACCGTTCACCTGATCGTTTCTGGCGCAACATTATCGCCATGCCGACTTCCGGAGTGTACAAGAACTTGGCCAAGGAGTGCATCGCCACCACGGCAGTTGCCACGGCTATCGTCGTGTACAATGCCCTCGTAGGGGGATACACCGACTTTGGGGGAGTGCAACACGCTGCCGTTTTACAAAACGAACTATTGCCCAAAATTGGAATGCCCGTGTCACCTTTTACCGTCTCGGGATCCTTTTTGGGCTTTTTGCTCAGTACGTATGAGTGTGCAAATCTATACCCGTACTCCCTTGCCCGCCATCCTTCCGTCTCACCGTTTCGttaatgttgttgttgttgctttgtCCCTCTATGGAATCATTGTATCTACTAGTTTTCCGGACCAACTCTTCGTACAAGCGTTGGGACGAAGCACGTAAGAACTGGGGAATGAATATTAACCACACGCGCGATCTCGTCCGCATGGGGACCGCCTTTTACGACAAGACGGGAGTGACCGATGAACAGCGCAAGAAGGATCTGCAAGCCCTGAGTCTCGCTACCTGGAGTTTCGTCCGCGCCATGAAGCGGCACCTTTCCCCCGAACAAGAAGACGAGCAAGACTTCCGCCGGGAACTCCACGA
Proteins encoded:
- a CDS encoding predicted protein, which produces MLSSSRWGSAFVCFLALACSSSYRTQAFIVPSGTSSRVSVAVRSLPPPRDIAYGEESRKYRRTVYTHDDWVNHRSPDRFWRNIIAMPTSGVYKNLAKECIATTAVATAIVVYNALVGGYTDFGGVQHAAVLQNELLPKIGMPVSPFTVSGSFLGFLLIFRTNSSYKRWDEARKNWGMNINHTRDLVRMGTAFYDKTGVTDEQRKKDLQALSLATWSFVRAMKRHLSPEQEDEQDFRRELHERLPPRQAQAIIDAAHRPNRALFDLSVAIENLPMHFMRKNEIHNAATIFEDNLGSSERLLTSPIPLFYARHTARFLGVWLLLMPFCLYDPFAGSWNHVGMIPATALISIFLFGIEELATSMEEPFTILPMQAFC